One Streptococcus gallolyticus subsp. gallolyticus DSM 16831 DNA window includes the following coding sequences:
- the rplX gene encoding 50S ribosomal protein L24 has translation MFVKKGDKVRVIAGKDKGVEAVVLKALPKVNKVVVEGVAIVKKHQKPNNENPQGAIVEKEAPIHVSNVQVLDKNGVAGRVGYKVVDGKKVRYNKKSGEVLD, from the coding sequence ATGTTTGTAAAAAAAGGCGACAAAGTTCGCGTTATTGCTGGTAAGGACAAAGGCGTTGAAGCTGTAGTTCTTAAAGCCCTTCCTAAAGTCAACAAAGTTGTTGTCGAAGGTGTTGCTATTGTTAAAAAACATCAAAAACCAAACAACGAAAACCCTCAAGGTGCTATCGTAGAAAAAGAAGCACCAATCCATGTATCTAACGTACAAGTTCTTGACAAAAATGGTGTAGCAGGACGTGTTGGTTACAAAGTTGTAGACGGCAAAAAAGTTCGTTACAACAAAAAATCAGGCGAAGTGCTTGATTAA
- the rplE gene encoding 50S ribosomal protein L5: MVNRLKEKYTNEVVPALTEKFNYTSVMAVPKVEKIVLNMGVGDAVNNSKNLEKAAAELALISGQKPLITKAKKSIAGFRLREGVAIGAKVTLRGERMYEFLDKLVTVSLPRVRDFHGVPTKSFDGRGNYTLGVKEQLIFPEINFDDVDKVRGLDIVIVTTANTDEEGRELLKGLGMPFAK; this comes from the coding sequence ATGGTAAATCGCTTAAAAGAAAAATACACTAACGAAGTCGTTCCTGCTTTGACTGAAAAATTCAACTACACTTCAGTTATGGCTGTCCCAAAAGTTGAGAAAATCGTTCTTAACATGGGTGTTGGTGATGCTGTAAATAATTCTAAAAACCTTGAAAAAGCTGCTGCTGAATTGGCACTTATTTCAGGTCAAAAACCATTGATTACTAAAGCTAAGAAATCAATCGCTGGCTTCCGTCTTCGTGAAGGTGTAGCGATCGGTGCAAAAGTTACCCTTCGTGGTGAACGTATGTACGAATTCTTAGATAAATTGGTTACTGTTTCACTTCCACGTGTACGTGACTTCCACGGTGTTCCAACAAAATCATTTGACGGACGTGGTAACTACACACTTGGTGTGAAAGAACAATTGATCTTCCCAGAAATCAACTTTGATGATGTTGATAAAGTACGTGGTCTTGATATTGTTATCGTAACTACAGCTAACACTGACGAAGAAGGTCGTGAATTGCTTAAAGGCCTTGGAATGCCTTTTGCAAAATAA
- a CDS encoding type Z 30S ribosomal protein S14, producing the protein MAKKSMIAKNHRPAKFSTQAYTRCERCGRPHSVYRKFKLCRVCFRELAYKGQIPGVTKASW; encoded by the coding sequence TTGGCTAAAAAATCTATGATTGCTAAGAATCATCGCCCTGCGAAATTCTCTACGCAAGCTTACACTCGTTGCGAACGTTGTGGCCGTCCACATTCAGTTTACCGCAAATTCAAACTTTGCCGTGTTTGCTTCCGTGAGTTAGCTTACAAAGGACAAATCCCAGGCGTTACTAAAGCGTCTTGGTAA
- the rpsH gene encoding 30S ribosomal protein S8 — protein sequence MVMTDPIADFLTRIRNANQAKHEVLEVPASNIKKGIAEILKREGFVKNVEVIEDDKQGIIRVFLKYGQNGERVITNLKRISKPGLRVYAKREDVPKVLNGLGIAIISTSEGLLTDKEARQKNVGGEVIAYVW from the coding sequence ATGGTTATGACTGACCCAATTGCAGACTTTTTGACACGCATTCGTAATGCTAACCAAGCAAAACACGAAGTGCTTGAAGTACCTGCATCAAATATCAAAAAAGGAATTGCTGAAATTCTTAAACGCGAAGGTTTCGTGAAAAACGTTGAAGTTATCGAAGATGACAAACAAGGTATCATCCGTGTATTCCTTAAATATGGACAAAACGGTGAACGTGTTATCACTAACTTGAAACGTATCTCTAAACCAGGTCTTCGTGTTTACGCAAAACGTGAAGATGTTCCTAAAGTTCTTAACGGACTTGGAATTGCAATCATCTCTACATCAGAAGGTCTTTTGACTGACAAAGAAGCTCGCCAAAAGAACGTTGGTGGAGAAGTTATTGCTTACGTTTGGTAA
- the rplF gene encoding 50S ribosomal protein L6: MSRIGNKVINLPAGVEVTNNDNVVTVKGPKGELTREFNKNIEIKVEGTEVSLHRPNDSKEMKTIHGTARANLNNMVVGVSEGFKKELEMRGVGYRAQLQGSKLVLSVGKSHQDEVEAPEGVSFEVPSATTIVVNGINKEVVGQTAAYIRSLRAPEPYKGKGIRYVGEYVRRKEGKTGK, from the coding sequence ATGTCACGTATTGGTAATAAAGTTATCAACTTGCCTGCTGGTGTAGAAGTTACTAACAATGATAACGTAGTAACTGTCAAAGGACCTAAAGGCGAACTCACTCGTGAGTTTAACAAAAACATTGAAATCAAAGTTGAAGGCACTGAAGTTTCACTTCACCGTCCAAACGACTCAAAAGAAATGAAAACAATCCACGGTACAGCTCGTGCTAACTTGAACAACATGGTTGTTGGTGTTTCTGAAGGTTTCAAAAAAGAACTTGAAATGCGCGGGGTTGGTTACCGTGCTCAACTTCAAGGTTCAAAACTTGTACTTTCTGTAGGTAAATCTCACCAAGACGAAGTAGAAGCTCCAGAAGGTGTTTCATTTGAAGTTCCATCTGCAACTACTATCGTCGTTAACGGTATCAACAAAGAAGTTGTTGGTCAAACAGCAGCTTACATCCGTAGCCTTCGTGCTCCAGAACCTTACAAAGGTAAAGGTATCCGTTACGTTGGTGAATACGTACGTCGTAAAGAAGGTAAAACTGGTAAATAA
- the rplR gene encoding 50S ribosomal protein L18, which produces MISKPDKNKIRQKRHRRVRGKLSGTADRPRLNVFRSNTGIYAQVIDDVAGVTLASASTLDKEVSKGTKTEQAVVVGKLVAERAVAKGISEVVFDRGGYLYHGRVKALADSARENGLKF; this is translated from the coding sequence GTGATTTCGAAACCAGATAAAAATAAAATCCGCCAAAAACGCCACCGTCGCGTTCGCGGTAAACTCTCTGGAACTGCTGATCGCCCACGTTTGAACGTTTTCCGTTCTAATACAGGCATCTACGCTCAAGTTATTGATGACGTAGCGGGTGTAACGCTCGCAAGTGCATCAACTCTTGATAAAGAAGTTTCTAAAGGAACTAAAACAGAACAAGCCGTTGTTGTCGGTAAACTTGTTGCTGAACGCGCAGTAGCTAAAGGTATTTCTGAAGTGGTGTTTGACCGCGGTGGATATCTCTATCACGGACGTGTTAAAGCTTTGGCTGACTCAGCTCGTGAAAACGGATTGAAATTCTAA
- the rpsE gene encoding 30S ribosomal protein S5, whose amino-acid sequence MAFKDNAVELEERVVAINRVTKVVKGGRRLRFAALVVVGDRNGRVGFGTGKAQEVPEAIRKAVEDAKKNLIEVPMVGTTIPHEVRSEFGGAKVLLKPAVEGAGVAAGGAVRAVIELAGVADVTSKSLGSNTPINIVRATVEGLKQLKRAEDVAALRGISVSDLA is encoded by the coding sequence ATGGCATTTAAAGATAATGCAGTTGAACTTGAAGAACGCGTTGTTGCTATCAACCGTGTTACAAAAGTTGTTAAAGGTGGACGTCGTCTCCGCTTTGCTGCTCTTGTAGTTGTTGGTGATCGTAATGGTCGTGTAGGTTTTGGTACTGGTAAAGCTCAAGAAGTACCAGAAGCTATTCGTAAAGCTGTTGAAGACGCTAAGAAAAACTTAATCGAAGTACCTATGGTTGGTACAACAATTCCTCACGAAGTTCGTTCAGAATTCGGTGGAGCTAAAGTATTGTTGAAACCTGCTGTAGAAGGTGCTGGGGTTGCCGCTGGTGGTGCTGTACGTGCCGTCATCGAATTGGCAGGTGTTGCAGATGTTACATCTAAATCACTTGGTTCAAACACTCCAATCAACATCGTTCGTGCAACTGTTGAAGGTTTGAAACAACTTAAACGTGCAGAAGACGTTGCTGCTCTTCGCGGTATTTCAGTTTCTGATTTAGCTTAA
- the rpmD gene encoding 50S ribosomal protein L30 produces MAQIKITLTKSPIGRIPAQRKTVAALGLGKLNSSVIKEDTPAIRGMVTAVSHLVTVEDVK; encoded by the coding sequence ATGGCTCAAATTAAAATTACTTTGACTAAGTCTCCAATCGGACGCATTCCTGCACAACGCAAAACAGTTGCTGCTCTTGGACTTGGTAAATTGAATAGCTCAGTTATCAAAGAAGATACACCAGCTATTCGTGGAATGGTTACTGCAGTTTCACACTTGGTAACTGTTGAAGATGTTAAATAA
- the rplO gene encoding 50S ribosomal protein L15, whose translation MKLHELKPAEGSRKVRNRVGRGTSSGNGKTAGRGQKGQKARSGGKVRLGFEGGQTPLFRRMPKRGFLNINAKEYALVNLDQLNVFEDGTEVTPVVLKEAGIIRAEKSGVKVLGNGELTKKLTVKAAKFSKSAEAAITAKGGSIEVI comes from the coding sequence ATGAAACTTCATGAACTTAAACCAGCAGAAGGTTCTCGTAAAGTACGTAACCGTGTAGGTCGTGGTACTTCATCTGGTAATGGTAAAACAGCTGGACGTGGTCAAAAAGGTCAAAAAGCTCGTAGCGGTGGTAAAGTACGTCTTGGTTTTGAAGGTGGACAAACTCCATTGTTCCGTCGTATGCCAAAACGTGGTTTCTTGAACATCAACGCTAAAGAATACGCTCTTGTAAACCTTGACCAACTTAACGTCTTTGAAGACGGTACTGAAGTAACTCCAGTTGTTCTTAAAGAAGCTGGAATTATCCGTGCTGAAAAATCAGGTGTTAAAGTTCTTGGTAACGGCGAATTGACTAAAAAATTGACTGTCAAAGCAGCTAAATTCTCAAAATCTGCTGAAGCAGCTATCACTGCAAAAGGTGGTTCAATCGAAGTCATCTAA
- the secY gene encoding preprotein translocase subunit SecY, which produces MFFKLLKDALKVKNVRNKIFFTLFIILVFRIGTHITVPGINAKSLEQLGELPFLNMLNLVSGNAMSNFSVFSMGVSPYITASIIVQLLQMDILPKFVEWSKQGEVGRRKLNQATRYISLVLAFVQSIGITAGFNTLSSISLVSTPNVKTYLLIGALLTTGSMIVTWLGEQITDKGFGNGVSMIIFAGIISSIPNAISTIYEDFFVNVRSSDLLSSYIFVALLIVAVLAIVFFTTFVQQAEYKIPIQYTKLVQGAPTSSYLPLKINPAGVIPVIFASSITTIPSTIIPLISNGKDIPWLTTLESFLNYQTPSGMVVYAVLIILFSFFYTFVQVNPEKTAENLQKGASYIPSVRPGRETEEYMSSLLKKLATVGSIFLAFISLTPIIAQQAMNLSSSIALGGTSLLILISTGIEGMKQLEGYLLKRQYVGFMNTAE; this is translated from the coding sequence ATGTTCTTTAAATTACTTAAAGATGCACTAAAGGTAAAAAATGTTAGAAATAAAATTTTCTTTACACTTTTTATCATCTTGGTTTTCCGCATTGGAACGCATATTACTGTGCCAGGTATCAATGCGAAAAGTCTTGAACAATTAGGGGAGCTTCCCTTCTTAAATATGTTGAACCTTGTTTCTGGTAATGCTATGAGTAACTTCTCTGTATTCTCTATGGGTGTTAGCCCATATATCACAGCATCCATCATCGTTCAACTGTTGCAAATGGATATCTTACCTAAATTTGTCGAATGGAGTAAACAAGGTGAAGTAGGACGCCGTAAGCTTAATCAAGCAACGCGCTATATTTCACTCGTCCTAGCTTTCGTTCAATCTATTGGTATTACAGCAGGATTTAATACTCTTTCAAGTATTTCATTGGTATCAACACCAAATGTTAAGACTTATCTTCTCATTGGTGCCTTGTTAACAACAGGTAGTATGATTGTGACATGGCTTGGTGAGCAAATCACCGACAAAGGTTTTGGTAATGGTGTCTCAATGATTATCTTTGCAGGTATCATTTCATCGATTCCAAATGCTATCTCAACAATTTATGAAGATTTCTTTGTGAATGTACGTTCAAGTGATTTATTATCTTCATACATCTTTGTAGCTTTGTTGATTGTGGCAGTATTGGCAATTGTATTCTTTACAACCTTTGTCCAACAAGCAGAATACAAAATTCCAATTCAATATACAAAACTTGTTCAAGGTGCGCCTACAAGTTCTTACCTTCCTTTAAAAATTAATCCAGCCGGCGTCATTCCCGTTATCTTTGCCAGCTCGATTACGACAATTCCAAGTACGATTATTCCGTTGATTTCAAATGGAAAAGACATTCCTTGGTTAACTACTCTAGAATCATTCTTGAATTACCAAACACCAAGTGGTATGGTAGTTTACGCAGTACTAATCATTTTATTCTCATTCTTCTATACTTTTGTGCAAGTTAATCCTGAAAAAACAGCAGAAAACTTGCAAAAAGGTGCGTCATATATTCCTAGTGTTCGACCTGGACGTGAAACAGAAGAATACATGTCTTCACTCTTGAAGAAATTAGCTACTGTGGGTTCAATTTTCTTGGCGTTTATCTCATTAACACCAATTATCGCTCAACAAGCAATGAACCTATCTAGCAGTATTGCTCTTGGAGGAACAAGCTTACTTATCTTGATTTCAACAGGTATTGAAGGTATGAAACAACTTGAAGGCTATCTTTTGAAGAGACAGTATGTTGGTTTCATGAACACAGCAGAATAG
- a CDS encoding adenylate kinase yields MNLLIMGLPGAGKGTQAAKIVEKFGVAHISTGDMFRAAMANKTEMGVLAKLFIDKGELVPDEVTNGIVKERLAQDDIAEKGFLLDGYPRTIEQAHALDETLSNLDLKLDGVINIEVNPESLIERLSGRIINRKTGETFHKVFNPPVGDYNEDDFYQREDDKPETVKRRLDVNIAQGAPIIEHYRKAGIVFDVQGNQDIDDVFADIVKAISSLK; encoded by the coding sequence ATGAATCTTTTAATCATGGGTTTACCAGGTGCTGGTAAAGGAACTCAAGCAGCAAAAATTGTTGAAAAATTTGGTGTAGCTCATATTTCTACTGGAGATATGTTCCGCGCTGCAATGGCAAACAAAACTGAAATGGGTGTCCTTGCAAAATTATTCATCGACAAAGGTGAACTTGTACCAGATGAAGTTACGAACGGTATCGTTAAAGAACGTTTAGCACAAGATGACATCGCAGAAAAAGGCTTTTTGCTTGATGGCTATCCACGTACTATTGAACAAGCACACGCTTTAGATGAAACACTTAGCAACTTGGATCTTAAATTAGATGGTGTGATTAACATTGAAGTTAACCCAGAATCACTTATTGAACGTTTAAGTGGTCGTATTATCAACCGTAAAACTGGCGAAACTTTCCACAAAGTATTCAATCCACCAGTTGGTGACTACAATGAAGATGACTTCTACCAACGTGAGGACGACAAACCTGAAACGGTAAAACGTCGTCTTGATGTTAATATCGCTCAAGGTGCACCAATCATTGAACATTACCGTAAAGCAGGTATTGTTTTTGACGTTCAAGGTAACCAAGACATTGATGATGTTTTTGCAGATATTGTTAAAGCTATCTCATCATTAAAATAA
- the infA gene encoding translation initiation factor IF-1 — translation MAKEDVIEIEGKVVETMPNAMFTVELENGHQILATVSGKIRKNYIRILVGDRVTVEMSPYDLTRGRITYRFK, via the coding sequence GTGGCAAAAGAAGATGTGATTGAAATTGAAGGTAAAGTTGTTGAGACGATGCCTAATGCAATGTTTACTGTTGAGTTAGAAAATGGACACCAAATCTTGGCAACTGTATCAGGAAAGATCCGTAAAAACTACATTCGTATTTTGGTAGGTGACCGTGTTACTGTTGAAATGAGTCCGTATGATTTGACACGTGGACGCATCACATACCGCTTTAAATAA
- the rpmJ gene encoding 50S ribosomal protein L36, giving the protein MKVRPSVKPICEYCKVIRRNGRVMVICPSNPKHKQRQG; this is encoded by the coding sequence ATGAAGGTAAGACCATCAGTCAAACCAATTTGCGAATACTGTAAAGTTATTCGTCGTAACGGTCGTGTTATGGTAATTTGTCCATCAAATCCAAAACACAAACAACGTCAAGGATAA
- the rpsM gene encoding 30S ribosomal protein S13, with amino-acid sequence MARIAGVDIPNEKRVVISLTYVYGIGLATSKKILAAAGVSEDIRVKDLTSDQEDAIRREVDAIKVEGDLRREVNLNIKRLMEIGSYRGIRHRRGLPVRGQNTKNNARTRKGKAVAIAGKKK; translated from the coding sequence ATGGCTCGTATTGCTGGAGTTGATATTCCAAATGAAAAACGTGTAGTAATTTCACTTACTTATGTGTATGGTATCGGTCTTGCTACTTCTAAGAAAATCTTAGCTGCAGCTGGTGTTTCAGAAGATATCCGTGTTAAAGATTTAACATCAGACCAAGAAGATGCTATCCGTCGTGAAGTTGATGCAATTAAAGTTGAAGGTGACCTTCGTCGTGAAGTAAACTTGAACATCAAACGTTTGATGGAAATCGGTTCATATCGTGGTATCCGTCACCGTCGTGGACTTCCTGTCCGTGGACAAAACACTAAAAATAACGCTCGCACTCGTAAAGGTAAAGCTGTTGCGATTGCAGGTAAGAAAAAATAA
- the rpsK gene encoding 30S ribosomal protein S11: MAKPTRKRRVKKNIESGVAHIHATFNNTIVMITDVHGNAIAWSSAGALGFKGSRKSTPFAAQMAAEAAAKSAQEHGLKTVEVTVKGPGSGRESAIRALAAAGLEVTSIRDVTPVPHNGARPPKRRRV, encoded by the coding sequence TTGGCTAAACCAACACGTAAACGTCGTGTGAAAAAGAACATCGAATCTGGTGTTGCTCATATTCACGCTACATTCAATAACACTATTGTTATGATTACAGATGTGCATGGTAATGCAATTGCTTGGTCATCAGCTGGTGCTCTTGGATTCAAAGGTTCTCGTAAATCTACTCCATTCGCTGCACAAATGGCTGCTGAAGCTGCTGCAAAATCTGCACAAGAACATGGTCTTAAAACCGTTGAAGTTACTGTAAAAGGTCCTGGTTCAGGTCGTGAGTCTGCTATTCGTGCTCTTGCTGCGGCTGGTCTTGAAGTGACTTCAATCCGTGACGTTACTCCTGTGCCACATAATGGTGCTCGTCCTCCAAAACGTCGTCGTGTGTAA
- a CDS encoding DNA-directed RNA polymerase subunit alpha, with translation MIEFEKPIITKIDENKDYGRFVIEPLERGYGTTLGNSLRRVLLSSLPGAAVTSIKIDGVLHEFDTIPGVREDVMQIILNIKGLAVKSYVDDEKIIELDVEGPAEVTAGDILTDSDVEIVNPDHYLFTIAEGHSLKATMTVAKKRGYVPAEGNKKEDAPVGTLAVDSIYTPVKKVNYQVEPARVGSNDGFDKLTIEIMTNGTIIPEDALGLSARVLIEHLNLFTDLTEVAKNTDVMKETEKVNDEKVLDRTIEELDLSVRSYNCLKRAGINTVFDLTEKTEPEMMKVRNLGRKSLEEVKVKLADLGLGLKNDK, from the coding sequence ATGATTGAGTTTGAAAAACCAATAATAACAAAAATTGATGAAAATAAAGATTACGGCAGATTTGTCATTGAACCACTTGAACGTGGCTATGGGACAACTCTAGGTAATTCTCTTCGTCGTGTACTCTTGTCTTCACTCCCAGGTGCGGCAGTAACATCAATTAAAATTGATGGAGTACTCCACGAATTTGACACTATTCCAGGTGTACGCGAAGATGTTATGCAAATCATCCTTAATATTAAGGGACTTGCAGTAAAATCTTATGTTGATGATGAAAAAATTATCGAACTTGATGTTGAAGGTCCAGCAGAAGTTACTGCGGGAGATATTTTAACAGATAGCGATGTTGAAATCGTCAACCCCGACCACTATCTCTTTACAATCGCTGAAGGACACAGTTTGAAAGCTACAATGACTGTTGCTAAAAAACGTGGTTATGTCCCAGCAGAAGGTAATAAAAAAGAAGATGCTCCAGTGGGAACATTGGCTGTAGATTCAATCTACACACCAGTGAAAAAAGTTAATTATCAAGTTGAACCTGCTCGTGTAGGTAGCAATGATGGCTTTGATAAATTAACAATCGAAATCATGACAAATGGCACAATCATTCCTGAAGATGCTTTAGGTCTTTCTGCTCGTGTCTTGATCGAACACTTGAACCTCTTTACTGACCTTACAGAAGTGGCTAAAAACACTGATGTAATGAAAGAAACTGAGAAAGTGAACGATGAGAAAGTGCTTGACCGTACCATCGAAGAACTTGATTTGTCAGTTCGCTCATACAACTGTCTTAAACGTGCAGGTATCAATACTGTATTTGATTTGACAGAAAAAACTGAGCCCGAAATGATGAAAGTCCGTAACCTTGGTCGTAAGAGCCTTGAAGAAGTCAAAGTTAAACTTGCTGATCTTGGACTCGGACTCAAAAACGATAAATAA
- the rplQ gene encoding 50S ribosomal protein L17 has translation MAYRKLGRTSSQRKAMLRDLTTDLLINESIVTTEARAKEIRKTVEKMITLGKRGDLHARRQAAAFVRNEIASENFDEATEKYTSQTALQKLFDEIAPRYAERNGGYTRILKTEPRRGDAAPMAIIELV, from the coding sequence ATGGCTTACCGTAAACTAGGACGCACTAGCTCACAACGTAAAGCAATGCTTCGTGATTTAACAACAGATCTTTTGATTAACGAATCTATTGTAACAACAGAAGCTCGTGCTAAAGAAATCCGTAAAACAGTTGAAAAAATGATTACTTTAGGTAAACGCGGTGATCTTCATGCTCGTCGTCAAGCAGCTGCTTTCGTACGTAATGAAATTGCATCTGAAAACTTTGATGAAGCTACTGAAAAATACACTTCACAAACAGCTCTTCAAAAACTTTTCGATGAAATCGCACCTCGTTATGCAGAACGCAACGGTGGATACACTCGTATTCTTAAAACAGAACCTCGCCGTGGTGACGCTGCTCCAATGGCAATCATTGAATTAGTATAA
- the ispE gene encoding 4-(cytidine 5'-diphospho)-2-C-methyl-D-erythritol kinase: MAIIEKAPAKINLGLDIIGKRPDGYHDLSMIMVSVDLNDYITVSEIDGSEIVVESNNHKMPLNDKNDVFKAAKLIREVYQIDSGVKIELKKSIPICAGLGGGSTDAAATIRALDKLWQLNLSKDEMIDVGFQIGSDVPYCLEAGCACISGKGEIVECLDYQLSAWVVLVKPEFGVSTRTVFPEIDCKTISRVDIASLREAVLAKDYEKMIAYMGNSLEDITIKRKPFIQKIKDRMMNCGADVALMTGSGPTVYALCRSEKKADRLVNSMRGFCKEVYKVRIL, from the coding sequence ATGGCTATTATTGAGAAGGCACCAGCTAAGATTAATTTGGGGCTAGATATTATTGGAAAACGACCGGATGGTTATCATGATTTATCTATGATTATGGTTAGTGTTGATTTGAATGACTATATTACGGTTTCTGAAATTGATGGAAGTGAGATTGTGGTTGAGTCTAATAATCATAAAATGCCCTTGAATGATAAAAATGACGTTTTTAAGGCTGCTAAATTGATTCGTGAGGTTTATCAGATTGATTCAGGGGTTAAGATTGAGTTGAAAAAATCAATTCCTATTTGTGCTGGCCTGGGTGGTGGTTCAACAGATGCTGCTGCTACAATTCGAGCTTTGGATAAATTATGGCAGCTTAATCTTTCTAAGGATGAAATGATTGATGTTGGATTTCAAATTGGGAGTGATGTTCCGTACTGTCTGGAGGCAGGTTGTGCGTGTATTTCTGGTAAGGGAGAGATTGTAGAATGTCTTGATTATCAATTATCAGCTTGGGTTGTTTTAGTGAAACCTGAGTTTGGTGTTTCAACACGTACGGTTTTTCCTGAAATTGATTGTAAGACGATTTCACGTGTAGATATCGCTTCGTTACGAGAGGCGGTGCTTGCTAAGGATTACGAAAAAATGATTGCATATATGGGAAATTCTTTGGAGGATATTACCATTAAGCGCAAGCCATTTATTCAAAAAATCAAGGATCGGATGATGAATTGTGGAGCAGATGTTGCTTTGATGACGGGAAGTGGTCCGACAGTTTATGCTTTGTGTCGTTCGGAAAAAAAAGCCGATCGTCTGGTCAATAGTATGCGTGGCTTTTGTAAGGAAGTTTACAAGGTTCGTATTTTATAG
- a CDS encoding zinc-dependent MarR family transcriptional regulator has protein sequence MQLEKQVDKLVNQILLKAENQHELLFGDCQSGVAITNTQEHILMLLSQERLTNSDLAKRLNISQAAVTKAIKYLVSQGMLASVKNKEDARVTYFELTDIAKPVAKEHTHHHDATLAVYKNLFNQFSEDEQDVIARFLKVFSDELEGRE, from the coding sequence ATGCAGCTAGAGAAGCAAGTAGATAAGTTAGTAAATCAAATTTTGTTGAAAGCAGAAAATCAGCATGAATTGTTGTTTGGTGATTGTCAGAGTGGTGTTGCCATAACGAATACTCAAGAGCATATCTTAATGCTTCTGTCACAAGAACGTTTGACAAATTCTGATTTGGCAAAACGTTTGAATATTAGTCAGGCAGCGGTAACGAAGGCAATTAAGTATTTGGTGAGTCAAGGAATGTTAGCGTCTGTGAAAAATAAAGAGGATGCGCGAGTGACTTATTTTGAATTGACAGACATTGCTAAGCCAGTTGCCAAAGAGCATACTCATCATCATGATGCAACATTGGCTGTTTACAAAAATTTATTTAACCAGTTTTCTGAGGATGAACAAGACGTTATTGCACGATTTTTGAAGGTCTTTTCAGATGAGTTAGAAGGGCGAGAATGA
- a CDS encoding metal ABC transporter ATP-binding protein yields MRYITVEDLSFQYDSEPVLEGINYHLDSGEFVTLTGENGAAKSTLVKATLGILTPKSGQVTISKTNKEGKKLRIAYLPQQIASFNAGFPSTVYEFVKSGRYPRNGWFRRLTKHDDEHVKISLESVGMWENRHKRIGSLSGGQKQRVVIARIFASDPDIFILDEPTTGMDAGTTETFYELMHHSAHKHGKSVLMITHDPDEVKHYADRNIHLIRNQKTPWRCFNVHGTDVKGAVDVD; encoded by the coding sequence ATGAGATATATTACTGTAGAAGATTTGTCTTTTCAATATGATAGTGAGCCAGTTTTAGAAGGAATTAACTATCATCTTGATAGTGGAGAATTTGTCACTTTAACAGGTGAAAATGGTGCTGCCAAATCTACGTTGGTAAAGGCGACATTAGGTATTTTGACACCAAAGAGTGGTCAAGTAACTATTTCAAAAACGAATAAAGAGGGTAAGAAGCTCCGCATTGCTTATTTGCCACAGCAAATTGCGAGTTTTAACGCAGGTTTTCCATCAACGGTTTATGAATTTGTGAAATCAGGGCGTTATCCAAGGAATGGTTGGTTTCGTCGTCTGACCAAGCATGATGATGAGCATGTCAAAATTAGCTTAGAATCTGTTGGCATGTGGGAAAATCGTCATAAGAGAATTGGTAGCTTGTCAGGTGGGCAAAAACAGCGTGTTGTTATTGCTAGAATTTTTGCATCTGATCCTGATATTTTTATTTTGGATGAACCAACTACTGGTATGGATGCTGGAACGACAGAAACTTTTTATGAGTTGATGCATCATAGTGCGCATAAACATGGAAAATCTGTTTTGATGATTACTCATGATCCAGATGAGGTAAAACATTATGCTGACCGTAACATTCATTTGATACGTAATCAAAAGACGCCATGGCGTTGTTTTAATGTGCATGGTACTGATGTGAAAGGGGCTGTTGATGTTGATTGA